TGAAAACCTATCAAATCAGATTTAAGCCGCTTGATCCGCGGGGTATTGTGTTTTGCGTGACCACAGAAGCAGAGACTAAAGACGCTGCCATGATAAAAGCTTGTGAGGCACTGAAAAAAGGTGAAATGGAAGATACCCACAGATTTCTTAGTATTGTGGAAGTCAAGCCAGATCAACCAGGAAAGAAATTAATCCCAGTCTTAAACATAACCGTGATGTCAGATGAAAAGTGGCGGGAAATCACTGAAAAAGACCATCGGGAACGACCAGAACTTTACGCTGAATTGTACAAAAATATGAGAGAGCACCCAGAACAATTTCCGGGAATGGTCGCACCGCTGGAAGAATTCTGTAAATAAAAAAGACTCCTGAAAATACAGGAGCCAACCATAGGCGGTGACGATCTACCAAACCTGTTGGCGCAGGTTCTGAGCCGCCTTTTCTAAAAAATAACATATATACCGGGATGCGCTTAGATAAATATGACTTGGACAAATCTAAATTGAAAGGAAGAACAGTATTGAGAATTGATAAAATTGTTTTAACGAATGGTGTTGAGTTTTCAGGCGAGGACTTGAAAATGATGACCCAATATGATGGTGAACCGCTTTACTGGCAGGAATATTTCTTTTACTTAAAGCAGGGTGAAAAAGCTATTTTCATCCCAAAAGACAAGGTTCTTTACCTTGAAATTCTATGAAAATAAGGATTTCTTACCAGAATGACAACGAAAAAGATCAGGTTTTGAGACTTCTTAAACCGATCTTACCAGAATACAGGGTTAAAGAAAGTGACAGTTCACCCCCATTTAAGCACCTGTATTTGACCCCTAAAAAACGCCCAAACCCGCATGTTTAGTGCGTTTGCGTTGACATACCCCCCTATTAAGTGGTATAATGAATATGACAAAATAATTTACTCAGAGTACCCCAGAGGCTTGTTAATCCTTTCCCTCTGGAAGCTTTAAACGTAGCACGGGAAACGATATTACCATTGGTTTGGTTTAATATTGTTCCCGTGTTTTTATTTTGTCTAAAAAATAGTCCACCCCGGACGTTAAAAGGAGGATCAGCAAAATGGCAAAAGAATTAGATAATGCAATTAAACAGACTTTAACCGGGAATGATCCGGGAGCCATCGAAACCAACGAGGGCAAAACCTTTTCTCAGGAACAGGTGAATGAGATTATTAAAGAACGATTAGGCAAGGAAAAAGAGAAAACCCAAAGGCAGTATGAAGCCATGGAGCAGGAATTTAAGCAGAAAGAGCTTAACCTCAAGGCTAAAGAAATCCTGTCAGAAAAAGGGCTATCTCATGACCTATTAAGTGTTATAAAGTTTGAAGATGAAAAAGGCCTTACAGATGCCTTAGCAGTAATTGAAAAGGCTTCAGGGCATATTAACCCACCCATGTTCACAATGAGTACAGCAGGCAGTCATGACGGTGAATTCAGCGGTGTGCCTGATAAAGTCAGAGAGGCCATGGGACTAAAATAAAAATATGAGAGGAACTACAAATAAATGGCAATTGAATTAGCAACTAAATATCTTCCTTATACGGATGAGATTTTCACAACTGAAAGCAAGAAATCACTTTTAACCAATCAGGACTTTTCCTGGGAGGGCGCAAAGACCGTTAAAATCTACAAGATCTCAACGGCTGCAATGAACGATTATAGCCGGTTAGATTTCCCCGGTGTATCAAAATACGGTACGGCAGCAGACCTTAACGCAACGACCGAAACCTTTATGCTGGAAAAAGACCGATCCTTTACCTTTGTGGTTGATGCACTGGATAATGACGAAACAGCCCTGCAGCTTCAGGCCTCAACAGCGCTGGCCAGACAGCAGCGAGAGGTTGTTATCCCAGAGATTGACACATATGTTTATGACGTTATGTGTACCAATGCCGGAACAATTCCAACGGCTCTGGCTCTGACAGCGGAAAACATTTATGATCAGATCCTGACAGCTTCCAAAGTGCTGGATGATGCAGAAGTGCCAGAAACTGAAAGATGCCTGGTTGTTACCCCTGATACCTATGTGCTTATGAAACAGTCAACGGATATCATCATGGAAACAGACATCGGTAATGATCTACGACTTAAGGGCGTGATCGGGATGCTGGACGGGGCAGACGTTATTAAAATCCCAGCGGTTAGACTTCCTGCTGCTTTCGGGTTTATGCTTGCCCACAAGTCCGCAACGGTAGCACCTACCAAGCTTCAGAGCTTTAAAATCCATGATAACCCACCGGGTATTAACGGATCACTGGTTGAGGGGCGTATCGTCTATGATGCTTTTGTTTTAGAGAATAAAGCAATGGCCATCTACTATCAGGCGACCGCTTAAGCTAAATGGCTAAACGGTTAAACCTAAAAACAACTCAGGAAGTCAGAAGGTCTTTAACCAGAATTGCAAATATGCTGCTGAATGATGAGATTGAACCCAAGAAAGCCAATGCGCTGACATTTGTCTGCAATGCTGTCCTGGGATCACTCAAAGCAGATGAACAAATAGCGATCAGCTCAGAGCGTCTAAGGTACCAGACCGGCGAAGGAATGGAAACCGAGGACTTAAACGAAGTCGATGATTTGATTTATGGTGATGAATCCTCACAGCCTTATTAGGCTTGTGGGGATTTTTTAGAAAGGAACGCAAAAATGAATAGAATGGATAAACTGCTACAGTCAGCTTTAAGAATGAAACTATCAGACCAGTTTGATTATATTGAAAATGGAGAAAAGAAATATATCCCGATCAGCTCTTTCGGTCAGACGATTGATTCAATGAGTGATGATGAGTTTGTAATTTTTTTAAATGCTGCTTATTCTCCTGAATCAATAGATTATAGAAATCGAGGTTTAATGTAATATGGCAAAGCGACTTAATTTAAAGAATCCACAAGAGATTAGGCGAACGCTGAACCGGGTGGCCAATATGGTAATCAATCACCAGATAGACCCAAAATCAGCAAATACTATTATCCTGGCTTGTA
This genomic interval from Eubacteriaceae bacterium ES3 contains the following:
- a CDS encoding DUF4355 domain-containing protein, with product MAKELDNAIKQTLTGNDPGAIETNEGKTFSQEQVNEIIKERLGKEKEKTQRQYEAMEQEFKQKELNLKAKEILSEKGLSHDLLSVIKFEDEKGLTDALAVIEKASGHINPPMFTMSTAGSHDGEFSGVPDKVREAMGLK